One Aneurinibacillus migulanus genomic region harbors:
- a CDS encoding DUF3311 domain-containing protein, with the protein MKNIKLLLWLPFVGMLLFLPLANRVEPYILGLPFLLFWIVAWMVLSSIILTVIYRFDPDNKGSDVE; encoded by the coding sequence ATGAAGAACATTAAACTGTTGCTCTGGCTGCCTTTTGTAGGGATGCTGCTTTTTCTGCCGTTAGCGAACAGGGTAGAGCCCTATATACTGGGATTGCCTTTCCTTCTTTTCTGGATTGTAGCGTGGATGGTGCTATCCTCCATCATTTTAACGGTTATTTATCGATTCGATCCTGACAATAAGGGGAGCGATGTAGAATGA